A DNA window from Canis lupus dingo isolate Sandy chromosome 2, ASM325472v2, whole genome shotgun sequence contains the following coding sequences:
- the FNDC5 gene encoding fibronectin type III domain-containing protein 5 isoform X2, which yields MYSPSAPVNVTVRHLKANSAVVSWDVLEDEVVIGFAISQQKKDVRMLRFIQEVNTTTRSCALWDLEEDTEYIVHVQAISIQGQSPASEPVLFKTPREAEKMASKNKDEVTMKEMAGSQQLRTGEVLIIVVVLFMWAGVIALFCRQYDIIKDNEPNNNKEKTKSASENSTPEHQGGGLLRSKI from the exons ATGT acagtCCCTCGGCCCCAGTGAATGTCACTGTCAGGCACCTCAAGGCCAACTCTGCAGTGGTGAGCTGGGACGTCCTGGAGGATGAGGTGGTCATCGGATTTGCCATATCTCAGCAG AAGAAGGATGTGCGGATGCTGCGCTTCATCCAGGAGGTGAACACCACCACCCGCTCGTGTGCCCTCTGGGACCTGGAAGAGGACACCGAGTACATTGTGCACGTGCAGGCCATCTCCATTCAGGGCCAGAGCCCCGCCAGCGAGCCAGTGCTCTTCAAGACCCCGCGCGAGGCTGAGAAGATGGCATCCAAGAACAAAG ATGAGGTAACCATGAAGGAGATGGCAGGGAGCCAACAGCTGCGGACCGGCGAGGTGCTCATCATCGTCGTGGTCCTGTTCATGTGGGCCG GTGTCATTGCTCTCTTCTGCCGCCAGTATGACATTATCAAGGACAATGAACCCAATAACAACAAGGAGAAAACCAAGAGCGCATCAGAAAACAGCACCCCGGAGCACCAAGGGGGAGGTCTTCTCCGCAGCAAG ATATGA
- the FNDC5 gene encoding fibronectin type III domain-containing protein 5 isoform X5: MLRFIQEVNTTTRSCALWDLEEDTEYIVHVQAISIQGQSPASEPVLFKTPREAEKMASKNKDEVTMKEMAGSQQLRTGEVLIIVVVLFMWAGVIALFCRQYDIIKDNEPNNNKEKTKSASENSTPEHQGGGLLRSKFPNKPSVNIIEA; encoded by the exons ATGCTGCGCTTCATCCAGGAGGTGAACACCACCACCCGCTCGTGTGCCCTCTGGGACCTGGAAGAGGACACCGAGTACATTGTGCACGTGCAGGCCATCTCCATTCAGGGCCAGAGCCCCGCCAGCGAGCCAGTGCTCTTCAAGACCCCGCGCGAGGCTGAGAAGATGGCATCCAAGAACAAAG ATGAGGTAACCATGAAGGAGATGGCAGGGAGCCAACAGCTGCGGACCGGCGAGGTGCTCATCATCGTCGTGGTCCTGTTCATGTGGGCCG GTGTCATTGCTCTCTTCTGCCGCCAGTATGACATTATCAAGGACAATGAACCCAATAACAACAAGGAGAAAACCAAGAGCGCATCAGAAAACAGCACCCCGGAGCACCAAGGGGGAGGTCTTCTCCGCAGCAAG TTTCCAAACAAGCCCTCGGTGAACATCATCGAAGCATGA
- the FNDC5 gene encoding fibronectin type III domain-containing protein 5 isoform X1, whose amino-acid sequence MYSPSAPVNVTVRHLKANSAVVSWDVLEDEVVIGFAISQQKKDVRMLRFIQEVNTTTRSCALWDLEEDTEYIVHVQAISIQGQSPASEPVLFKTPREAEKMASKNKDEVTMKEMAGSQQLRTGEVLIIVVVLFMWAGVIALFCRQYDIIKDNEPNNNKEKTKSASENSTPEHQGGGLLRSKFPNKPSVNIIEA is encoded by the exons ATGT acagtCCCTCGGCCCCAGTGAATGTCACTGTCAGGCACCTCAAGGCCAACTCTGCAGTGGTGAGCTGGGACGTCCTGGAGGATGAGGTGGTCATCGGATTTGCCATATCTCAGCAG AAGAAGGATGTGCGGATGCTGCGCTTCATCCAGGAGGTGAACACCACCACCCGCTCGTGTGCCCTCTGGGACCTGGAAGAGGACACCGAGTACATTGTGCACGTGCAGGCCATCTCCATTCAGGGCCAGAGCCCCGCCAGCGAGCCAGTGCTCTTCAAGACCCCGCGCGAGGCTGAGAAGATGGCATCCAAGAACAAAG ATGAGGTAACCATGAAGGAGATGGCAGGGAGCCAACAGCTGCGGACCGGCGAGGTGCTCATCATCGTCGTGGTCCTGTTCATGTGGGCCG GTGTCATTGCTCTCTTCTGCCGCCAGTATGACATTATCAAGGACAATGAACCCAATAACAACAAGGAGAAAACCAAGAGCGCATCAGAAAACAGCACCCCGGAGCACCAAGGGGGAGGTCTTCTCCGCAGCAAG TTTCCAAACAAGCCCTCGGTGAACATCATCGAAGCATGA
- the FNDC5 gene encoding fibronectin type III domain-containing protein 5 isoform X3: MHPGPPRAALRLWLGCVCLALVQADSPSAPVNVTVRHLKANSAVVSWDVLEDEVVIGFAISQQKKDVRMLRFIQEVNTTTRSCALWDLEEDTEYIVHVQAISIQGQSPASEPVLFKTPREAEKMASKNKDEVTMKEMAGSQQLRTGEVLIIVVVLFMWAGVIALFCRQYDIIKDNEPNNNKEKTKSASENSTPEHQGGGLLRSKFPNKPSVNIIEA, from the exons ATGCACCCcgggccgccccgcgccgcgctccGCCTGTGGCTGGGCTGCGTCTGCCTCGCGCTGGTGCAGGCGG acagtCCCTCGGCCCCAGTGAATGTCACTGTCAGGCACCTCAAGGCCAACTCTGCAGTGGTGAGCTGGGACGTCCTGGAGGATGAGGTGGTCATCGGATTTGCCATATCTCAGCAG AAGAAGGATGTGCGGATGCTGCGCTTCATCCAGGAGGTGAACACCACCACCCGCTCGTGTGCCCTCTGGGACCTGGAAGAGGACACCGAGTACATTGTGCACGTGCAGGCCATCTCCATTCAGGGCCAGAGCCCCGCCAGCGAGCCAGTGCTCTTCAAGACCCCGCGCGAGGCTGAGAAGATGGCATCCAAGAACAAAG ATGAGGTAACCATGAAGGAGATGGCAGGGAGCCAACAGCTGCGGACCGGCGAGGTGCTCATCATCGTCGTGGTCCTGTTCATGTGGGCCG GTGTCATTGCTCTCTTCTGCCGCCAGTATGACATTATCAAGGACAATGAACCCAATAACAACAAGGAGAAAACCAAGAGCGCATCAGAAAACAGCACCCCGGAGCACCAAGGGGGAGGTCTTCTCCGCAGCAAG TTTCCAAACAAGCCCTCGGTGAACATCATCGAAGCATGA
- the FNDC5 gene encoding fibronectin type III domain-containing protein 5 isoform X4, producing MHPGPPRAALRLWLGCVCLALVQADSPSAPVNVTVRHLKANSAVVSWDVLEDEVVIGFAISQQKKDVRMLRFIQEVNTTTRSCALWDLEEDTEYIVHVQAISIQGQSPASEPVLFKTPREAEKMASKNKDEVTMKEMAGSQQLRTGEVLIIVVVLFMWAGVIALFCRQYDIIKDNEPNNNKEKTKSASENSTPEHQGGGLLRSKI from the exons ATGCACCCcgggccgccccgcgccgcgctccGCCTGTGGCTGGGCTGCGTCTGCCTCGCGCTGGTGCAGGCGG acagtCCCTCGGCCCCAGTGAATGTCACTGTCAGGCACCTCAAGGCCAACTCTGCAGTGGTGAGCTGGGACGTCCTGGAGGATGAGGTGGTCATCGGATTTGCCATATCTCAGCAG AAGAAGGATGTGCGGATGCTGCGCTTCATCCAGGAGGTGAACACCACCACCCGCTCGTGTGCCCTCTGGGACCTGGAAGAGGACACCGAGTACATTGTGCACGTGCAGGCCATCTCCATTCAGGGCCAGAGCCCCGCCAGCGAGCCAGTGCTCTTCAAGACCCCGCGCGAGGCTGAGAAGATGGCATCCAAGAACAAAG ATGAGGTAACCATGAAGGAGATGGCAGGGAGCCAACAGCTGCGGACCGGCGAGGTGCTCATCATCGTCGTGGTCCTGTTCATGTGGGCCG GTGTCATTGCTCTCTTCTGCCGCCAGTATGACATTATCAAGGACAATGAACCCAATAACAACAAGGAGAAAACCAAGAGCGCATCAGAAAACAGCACCCCGGAGCACCAAGGGGGAGGTCTTCTCCGCAGCAAG ATATGA